Proteins from a genomic interval of Thunnus thynnus chromosome 5, fThuThy2.1, whole genome shotgun sequence:
- the LOC137183124 gene encoding transmembrane protein 80-like — protein MAMPGSGRSASLLPSVTFQLLLKLTTVYFVFYFLFTLSLIIRKSLVLSYPVDALVTDVSLLFLLAALEFLHFFCGVRGNLTESEGFILANIFMTGTTIPLTVYFLVWQTYVMWADVVISSVLLVVYGLNGILAFSTLARITSVYS, from the exons ATGGCGATGCCCGGGTCAG gAAGGTCTGCCAGTTTA CTGCCATCAGTTACTTTCCAGCTCCTGCTGAAACTGACTACAGTCTACTTTGTCTTCTATTTCCTGTTCACTCTCAGCTTGATCATCAGAAAGA GCTTGGTGCTGTCTTATCCTGTTGATGCTCTGGTCACTGATGTCAGTCTGCTGTTCCTCCTGGCTGCTCTGGAGTTCCTCCATTTCTTCTGTG gtgtgagGGGCAACCTGACGGAGAGCGAGGGCTTTATTCTTGCTAACATCTTCATGACGGGGACGACCATCCCGCTGACCGTCTACTTCCTGGTGTGGCAGACATACGTGATGTGGGCAGATGTTGTCATCAGCAGTGTCTTGCTCGTTGTCTACGGCTTAAATGGAATCTTGGCTTTCAGCACTTTAGCCAGAATAACAAG tgTCTATTCGTGA